Genomic DNA from Pseudomonas sp. CCC3.1:
CGTTCCAATCAGGGTTGAAGACCGCATTCGCAAGATTAACGAGGTCGGGCCTTTCGGCTCTCTTCAGCGTGATGACCTGGGTGAAATGTTCATAATACGCAAGGGCGCTGTTGTTGAGCTTGATGCCGGGCATTTGACGATTCCATGAGCCAATGCAGAGGAGAAGGGCCGATACTCTAACCGAAACCTACTTTGTTCAGCAGATTGAGGACTCCGCGTTCGTAAAATTTTGTTTCCGCGATTACCATCCCCTCAACCACCGGTTTAGAGCGGTTGTGGCCAGCAATGGTCGCCTCGGTCTTCGCCGGAATATCGATCATGTGAAGGGGCGTAGTGTGGGATCTGCAGAACATGGACGGGAAGAGGAACGGGCGGGTGACATATTGTTACCGAAGGGAATTAGAGCCCGTATTTTGTCGGCATTGGCATCTGCTGTCCTTCGCTCTCAGCGCGCCCATGACAAGGACTCGTGGCAGCATGGTTCCCGGCGTGGCTACGAGGATGGGTGGAAGAAAGGCAAGCATTCCGGTTATTCCCTCGGCCTTGAGAAGGGCCTCGAGCAAGGGCAAGAAGCCGGCGCGCTAGTGGGCCACCAGCTAGGGTTGGCCGAAGGTATTGAAGCTGGAAGGCGCATCATCGAGCTGCGTCCAGGCCGCGCTGTACAAGCTCTAGGCCCCCAGGTTGATCACAACCTCTTCGCGAAATGGCGATTCCGCATCACCTCTGAGGTTGAACAGGAGGTCAGAGATAAAGTCGCCGAGCACCTGAAAGGACAGGAACCTACGGATGATCAGTGGGAAATGATCTTCTCCAAGGATCCTTCAACCTGCATCGTGGCCGGGGCTGGCAGTGGAAAATCCACCACGATGGTGCTGCGTCTTCTGGTATTGCATAAGTACCTGGGCATTCCCAAAGAGAAAATCGCAGTAGTCACCTTCACCCGCGAATCCCGGAAAGACTTCAGGCGCAAGTTGGCTGAGGTCTTCGCGCTTTGGGGCGTCACGCTGACTGAGGAGGTCACAGGCCGAATCGTGCGAACGTTCCACTCTCGGATCCTCGACTTCATACGCTGGAGCCAACCCCATGCGAAAGTTAAAGCGTTCGAGTTTTTCTCGCTCAACGACGCCGAAGACGAAGAGGGCGAAGACGTCGAAAACGCACTTGATATCCGTCTCACCAATGAACAGCTAGACCTGATGAATGCGGCGTATCAACACGTATATGAGACCAACGAGACATTTCAGGGCCTCATAGCCGAACTGGTACGCTCGTCAGCTAAGCTACTGCCCTTGAGTGCTAACTCCACCGAGGCAAGAAGGCGCATCTGCCGCATAGTTGATTGTTCCAAACGTGATGAAGAGCTGACCGACGCTGTAGAGCGCCTATGGCGTGCAGAAGGAGCATGGCCGATAGAAGGGATCGAAGCCGGCCCTTTTTCAGTAACGCTGAAGGGGTTGCCGTTCTTCGCCAATGGCTACTGTGAGGAGCTCAAGGCCTACGTCATTCTTGGAGTGGGTAGCAACGATCGAAAGCTGTGTTTGCAATCTATGCCCTCGATGAAGCTGACGGGGGCTACGACTATGAAAAAAACCTTGTTTCAGGTCTATTGCGACAAGGGCATCTTGTTTTTAGATAACTACGCTGAAGGACTGGCGACGCTTGACGTGCTTCGAGGGTACGTCAGAAAGTCCCCGAAATTTGAGTATGAGATCGAGGGTGAGCTAGGTGAGGCTCCGGTAATGGTAGCGTTCCATTCGGCTGCTTCATTCCTGGAAAACCTCGGGCTCGACGTGACCGAAGCCGTACAAAATATGAGCTTCGCGCCCAACAACAAAGATGCATTTTTCTTCCATGCGCTCGCCATTTTCTGGCCGGCCTTCAATGACTACTTGGCCAACCAGTCGCCACCAATTTTCACCTTCAACAAAATGTTCGAAATGTTTGGTGAGCGAGGGGCGGCCAACCTCGAGCAGCTCCCCGACGATGTTTTCATGCCCATGCTGCACCTTCTGGTAGACGAGTTTCAGGACTGTGGCGCCAATACCATCTCATGGCTGCGCGCGGTGTTCCGTGAAGCACGGGTGAGGGGGCTCAGCGTTACCACCGATAGCGCGGTTTACCCTGCATCCCTTATGGCGGTGGGGGATGATTGGCAGAGCATCTATGGCTGGGGGGGAGCTCGCCAAAATTCTTTGACGAATTCGAGTCTTACTTTCCATCACCAAGCACGACTCACGTGCTCATGAAGGAAAACTACCGCTCCCAGCAAATGGTGATCGACGCTGCAGAAAGCCTGGTGCAAAAGATCACCACCAACAAAGACAAGCACGGAATTGCAGCACATCCCAAGGTCAAGGATCTTGCTTTTCCTGTCCAGGTTCTGGATCGAGATGACAGTGTGCTTGCAGACTTCGTTGAGCAGCATTTCGACAGGGGGCAGACAGTACTGGTGTTGTACCGCAAAAATGACACCAAAAAGGAGGTTCGTATCAAGCTCAAGTCGATTCTGGCAAGGGCGAAGAAGCTCAAGCGAGCGAGCAGCATCAAGCTGCTGACCTACCATGGCTCCAAGGGTTTGGAGGCGGACGCAGTATTCCTCGTCGGGGACTGTGCTCAGATGTCCACATCGCCTCATCGGAACATGGCGTATGAGCAAGCAAGTCTGGGTGATCCGGGTGACCCTGCGCCTTACGACACGGCCCAAGGTCAAGAGACATTGCGTTTGGCCTATGTGGCCATCACACGCGCCAAACAACATTGCTATTGGTTTGTTGAGCCTGCCAAACCCACCAAGGGTGGATTGGTCAGCGCGCTAGCAGAGGTGCAGTTCAAGAAACCATTTTTTGAAGACCTTAGGACGCCAATCAAACTTTCCTGACGACCATCAGTTACCAACTCGGAAACCGGCTAGGGGTAGGGCGCGGCCACCCTATCAAGGCAGTTGAGCCCCGCCCCCGTAACTCACTTACATGACAGGTGGTGGCGGTAGCGACTCCAGTTACGTGCTTAGAGGCTGGAATCGCAATGTCTCATGGGGCTCTATCCAGGCTTAGTTTTGAGCCGCAGTACCTGAGGGCACTTCACGGCGGGCCGTGTGGACGTTTTCCACTGCCGCCTCGTCAGCAGCGGATCGAAATTCTCCCAAGTCGCGCTTGCTTGTTTCCGGAGCGCAATAGACGGCGATAAAGGTTATCAGGCTCATACCAATCGCAAGACAAGATACAGGCCACGATGCTCCGCCCGCCCACATTGACAGACTCACCGCAGTCAGTGGAGCAAGTCCGCCGGCCAGAGCAGCACTGATTTCTCGTCCCAAAGCCAGGCCGCTAAAGCGCACCTTGGAAGGAAACACTTCGGAGAAAAACGCTCCTTGCGCCCCGAGCATGGCAGCCACCCCGACACCGATGCCAAGGGTCATGGCAACGATCACACCCCACGTGGTACCTGTATTGACGAGCCAGAAAAATGGGAAGGCGAACAGCGCCGAGAACCCTGCTCCGAACATGTAAATGGCCCGGCGCCCAAACACGTCTGACAGCGCTCCAAAGAGCGGAGTGGTGAAGATCGCGACACTTGCTGCGACCGCTACAGCCGTTGGCCCGACAGTGGATGCCATGTGCAGGGTCGATACTATGTAGGCCACCACGAAGGTCTGATACACGTAGCTCACGCCGCTCTGGGCGACCTGGGATCCTGCCACGATCAGCAAGCCTTTGCGCTCGGTTCGGATCAAATCTCGAAGCGGGCTTTTGCTCACTTCAGCTGCCTTCGCAAGCTCCTCAAAGGCATGAGTCTCCGAGAGCTTCAGGCGGATCACCAGCGCGACGAGAACGAGCACTGAGCTGAACAAGAAGGGGATGCGCCACGCCCAATCCAGGAAAACTTCCCTAGGTAGCCGAGTCAGGATTGCAAATGTCGCCGCGGCCATCAGCAATCCGATGTACACCCCAACCCCGGGAAACGATGAGTAGAACCCGCGGCGGTTAACAGGAGCGTTTTCAGCCGTCAGGATCGCGGCACCTCCAAATTCCGCGCCAGCACCAAACCCTTGGACAAGCCGTAGGATGACCAGCATGATCGGTGCCCAGATACCCGCAGTCTCATAGGAAGGTACGAAACCTATCAGCGTAGTCGCCACCCCCATGAGCACCAGGGTTATCACGAGCACTTTTTTCCTGCCAATCTTGTCGCCCAACTGCCCGAAGTATACAGCCCCAAAAGGTCTGACCAGGAAGCCTAGAGCAAGCGTGGAGAAGGCAAGTAGCATCGCGACGGTGGGATTGTCTTTGGGGAACATGATCTCGCTAAAGACCAACGCTGCTGCGGTGCCGTACAGAAAATAGTCAAACCATTCGAGGGCCGACCCGACCAGGGACGCGGCTGCAACACCCTTCATGGATCGTTTCTGAGGCCTGACCGTATTGTTATGAATGTCAGTCATGGAATTTCCTCTTGCGATTTACGGTATTGTCGCCCCGCGCTTCGCGAGGTGGGGGCGACTATTATTCTTATTCAACCTTCGGAACCTAAAACGACGCTGCGTCATTGGCCCTTGAACATGGGCGTTCGCTTCTCCTTGAACGCCAACTTTCCTTCCGCCGCATCCTGCGTGTAAAAACAGATCGTGCGCAGATCGCGCTCGTATTTCACGGCCTGATCCAAGGGCATGTTTACAGCCGCCCGCATATTCAGCTTCGCTGTCTGCGCCGCAATGGGCGGCCTGGAGCCGATGGTTTCAGCGAGCTTTATGACGGATGCAAGCATCTCATCCCGGGTGTCAAAGAGCTCATCCACGATTCCCCACGCCAGGCCCGTTGCGGAGTCGACGGGGTCACCGGTGAAGAGCATTCGCGAAGCTTTGGAGGCGCCAATGGTCTTGTTGAGGTAAACAGCCATTCCTCCACCACCCACCCATCCGAGCTTGATTTCAGGAGCGCCAAAAAGGGCGTTTTTCGTTGCTGCACGGATGTCACAGCAGAGCGCCAATTCAAGTCCACCACCCATCGCATACCCGTTGATCGCACAGATCGTAGGCTTTGTAATCTCTGCGATCGCATCACAATGGTCATGCTTCATTCGATGCGCCCAGGGCGACTCGTAGGTATCGAGCTCCTTGATGTCACTGCCGCAGCAAAACGCCTTCGGCCCCAAGGCGGTCAGCACCACCACACGAATCTCAGGAGATTCTGAGCAAAACTTGGCCAGGTTGCTAATCGTCACGGACATCGAGGGCGTAATGGCATTCAGCTTTTCGGGACGAGCAAGGCAGATAACCGCGGTCATGCCTTGAATCTCGAAGGAAACATTCGGATCAAGCTCGAAGGGAAGGGTAGACATCACTTCTTCTCCCCTGTTGTTGCTGCCACCGTGCCCGTTTCTTTGAGCGAGGCGATCTCAAGCGGGCTGAAACCAATCTCGGCCAAAATCTCATCGGTATGCTGACCGATAAATGGGGTATGGCGCGTGATCTCGCACGGCGTCTTTGAAAACTTAATTGGGAATCCGGGGGTTTTCACTGTCCCTTCGGAGGGATGCTCATATTCCACGAAGGTCTCGTTATGCACGATCTGCGGGTCGTTGACTACGTCCTCGTAGCCATAGACCTCGCTGTTCCAGAAGCCGACCTCATCGAAGATCTGCCGCCATTCACTGGTCGTCTTTTCCAGGAGCTTCTCCCGGGTAACCCGAAAAATGAAATCGCGCTGGGGAAGCGTGTGACCGTCGACCTCATCAACCATGGACTCAAACTCAGGGACGCCAAGCACTTGGCCCAATGTGGGGAGGTGAGGGGTTACCAGGGTGATGAAACTATCTGACGTCTGGAACACGCCGTAAGGCGCACGGATGTAGCAATGGCCATGGGGCTCTTCGCTGCGACGCTGTGGCTTGAGACCTTGGGTGTAGACCGTCATTTCCTGCATCTGATTGGCTACGATCGCATCAAGCATGTTGATCTGAACGAGTTGACCTTCACCTGTGCGCTCGCGGTGGAGCAAAGCGGCCAACGCGCCCTCGAAAGCGGTGTAAGCCGTGATCGCGTCGACCAGGTACTGGCCCGCAGGTTGAGGAGGGGTGCCTGCAATGCCGGTACTGCGCATTGCCCCGCTCATTGATTGCAGCAACAGATCCTGACCAGGGCGCTTGGCGTAGGGGCCAGTCTCACCGAACCCCGACATCGAGACGTACACCAGGTCTGGTTTGATTCGCTTCAGCGTCTCGTAATCAACCCCCAGACGCTCAGCGACGCCAGGGCGGTAGTTCTGAAGGAATACGTCGGCAGTCGCCACGAGCTTGTACAGAAGCGCTTTGCCCTCTTCGTCCTTGAGGTTGACCGCCAAGCTGCGCTTGTTGCGATTAAGCGAAAGAAACGAAGTGTTGATGACGTTGCCGTATGCCGCGCCTGCAGAGGTATGACGCTGCCATTCCCCGGTGGTTGGCTCGACCTTGATGACGTCAGCACCCATGTCTCCCAAGCGCTGTGCTGCAAATGGGCCGGCCATTGCGATGGAGCAATCCAAGACGCGGTAACCCTTGAGAATCGACATACCTTACCTCTTATTTTTGGTTGAAATCGTGCCCCCCAGCCCGAGTGATGAACGCTACCGGGCTAGGTTTTCGATATTATATATGATATTTAATCCGCCATAGCTAGCCCTTATTTCGGCCCTTTTTGATCGTACGGGCGTTGGAAACGGGCAGGGGCATTGTGCGAATTCAACAAAAACAAGAGGTTGGCAATGAAGGTGATTACAGGACTGACGTGGGATCATCCCCGAGGAACCCTCCCGCTCAAAGCGTGGGCGAAAGAGGACGAGCGAATTTCGATTGAGTGGTCGGTGCAAAAGCTTGAGGGCTTTGAGTCACACCCAATCGACGAACTCGCTGCTCGCTATGACCTACTCGTTGTAGACAATCCAGGCATTGGTGAAGCGGTGGAGAAGGGCTGCATCCGAGCCCTGGAAAATTTCTTATCGCCTGGCGAGCTTGCTTTCCTGCAGGGCAGCACGATCGGCAACTCCTATAGCAGCTACCAATACAAAGGCAAAACGTGGGCAATTCCGATCGATGCAGCATCCCAGGTTTGTGCGGTCGTCGAACACGCGGTGCCAAGGATTCCTGATACGTGGGATGACGTGATGCATCTGGCGTCTTCGGCGCCGGGAAGCGTAGCGCTGTCCCTCGGCGGCCCCCATGCGTTGTTGACCTTCTACTCGATCTGCCTGTCCCTGGGCGCAAAGCTATTTTCAGCTCCCGATAGTGTGGTCGAGCCCGGCGCTGGTTTAGAAGCGCTGAACATCATGCAGACGGTATACGGCCATCAGAATCGCCAGCTCACTGACCTGAATCCGATTGCGCTCTTGAACGAGATGTCGCAGAGAACCTTCGCGCTGTGCCCCGCGATTTTTGGCTATGTGAACTACTCCAGCGCCGTTGCCGCGCAGCGTGTGAGCTTTGTTGATATAGCTCATGCCGGAGATCCCGAGCTAAGGGGGGCTGTGCTGGGTGGGACGGGGATCGCGTTATCGACCAACTGTGACCCCTCTCCCGAGCTCATTGCACACCTGATGGACTATGTGTCCGAGTCCGTTCAGAGAAGCCTTGTGGTTACGTCTGGAGGACAGCCTTCCAACTCGAATGCCTGGCTAGATACCGAGGCGAATGTCCTGACCCACGGCTTCTTCCGGAACACATTCGGCACCGTATCCAGTGCCTTTGTACGACCTAAATACGCGGGGTATATCGATCAACAGAACGCCGCCTCAGCCAAGATTCGAGAGGGGCTCATCGGACGGCGTGACATCCGCAACATCTATGCGGAGCTCAACAACGCCTTCACGCCGGGCGGCACCGCAAAGCACGGCACGAGGTAGGAGGCGCTTATGAACCGCAGCAAAATTGCTGTCATCGGTGAATGCATGATTGAAGTGTCAGGTCAGCAAAACCTCAAGCAGGGCTTCGGCGGTGACACCTTGAATACTGCTGTCTACCTTGCGCGCCAGACCGTTGAAGCAAACATTGACGTGTTCTATATCACCGCCCTTGGGGTTGATCGCTTCAGCGATCAAATGATCAATGCATGGACTAAGGAGGGCATTAACACCTCATTCGTTCAGCGCTTGCCGGGCAGGCTTCCTGGGTTGTACTGGATTGATACTGATGACAAGGGGGAGCGCACGTTTCACTACTGGCGAGAGATCTCGGCCGCAAGACACTGCGTATCGTCTGCCGAAGGGGAAAGGACGTGCAACGCACTTACAGGATTTGATGCGATCTACCTGAGCGGTATCAGCCTCGCCATACTCGATTCCAGTTCCAGGGACACGTTGTTCACCGCGCTCGAGGCCTGCCAAAGCAAAGGCGGAAAAATATACTTCGATAACAATTTCAGGCCTCGACTATGGGGCTGTATCGAGGACGCTCGGCTTGCACACTCCCGGGTTATGGGGATCGCAGACATCACGTTCCTTACACTCGATGACGAGATTCTTCTCTGGGGCTACAAGGGTGTAGAGGATGTAATCGCGCAGGTCGGTCGGGAAGGGCGCGGCGAATGCGTTATCAAAAGAGGTAGCCAGTCGTGCATCGTGATTAATCATGGAGATGCCACGGAGGTAGATAGCATCAAGCTCGCCGACTCACAGGTAGTCGATACTACCGCAGCCGGAGATTCATTCAGCGCAGGTTACTTGGCAGCGCGTATGCAAGGGGCTTCGATTGTCGAGAGCGCTGAGAATGCCCATCGCCTGGCAAGCGCCGTAATCCAGCACAGGGGCGCGATAATTCCTATTGGGGTCACACCGCGGTTGCTGAAAGATCAATAAACCGGTTCAAGCTGATGTGATCAGTGAGCCGGGCAAACCGGCTCGCTGCTTTATTTGGAAGGTTCAGCTTGCGTGTCCGGCAGTGAGCCGATACGGCTCAAATCGAGCTGGCGATCAAAGCCTAGGGTAATGTGATCCGTGGTTCTGGAGCGATAAGCTTCCACGTTCCGGTTTTCGATAGCTGAGATAATCATGTCATGCTCATCACACAACAACGTGATGTCGGGCACTCCCCGCTCATTATGGAGTCGCCCTACTTGGGGCCCATAATTGAGCGCGTTATACATTTCAACAACGAGTCGGTTGCCACACGAGCCTACTATGAGCTTATGAAAGTCCGAGTTCGCGTTGATGAAAAAACTATACTGCTCGTACTTGGGGCCGTAGGCGTGCTGGCGCATCTCACGATTTAGTTGCTTGAGCTCATCAATCTGAGCGTCTGTAATATTGGCAATGACAGATTCAGCGATGCAGGGCTCAATCAAAAGTCGAGCCTGCCGCCATTGCTGGATGTCGTCAACATTGGGTTTGCTCGCAACTTTAAACCCTTTGTTATGCTCCAGGACGATCAGCTTCTCCGCTGCAAGGCGGAACAAGGCCTCCCTCACTGGAATGGCTGAGATACCGAATCTCTGGCTCAAAGAACTGATCACCAATCTTGCATCAGGGGCAAGCTGGTTTGTCACTATGTCCTGCTTCAGGATGTCGTAGATTTTATTGCTGATGCTTTCATTTTGCAGCATGACAGACGTGTCCGATGGTGAACCATAGCCCCTATAAAATACCATACGTCGACGAGCGCAATGGCAACCTTTTCTATGCAGAGCCTCATGACCGCACTGTCCGCTGAGCAATCATGACGGGTAGGCGGAAAGCTGTCACACCCACCCACACGCCGCATCAAGAGCCTTTCCCAACGGTATCTACAATACACATTTGGGAGCTGTTAACGAATAGGCTGAGCAGTCTGGACGATGGATTGCCTGTCGCGCCTGGGGGCTGCTAACCGTAGCCAGTTGCGGCTGAATCAGCCGCCGCTGGTCTTTCTCAGACCTTGAATACCAGTTTCGGTCGGGGAGGGTATCCGGCTATCCCACCGATTTTGAATTCAGAAGGCTCATCGTAGCTCGTGACGGTGGCCGCCCACTGCCTCACTTCCTCATCCCACGCAGGGTCACAGAAATCAGCATTAGGCCAGTAGTTGTGAACCTCCGTGTAATCGAGTTGCGCAGCAATGGTGCGTTCTACGCCACCGAGCACACACCAGGCTGCGTACATACGTATCTTCCAGCTGGGAGCCGTCAATATGTGCACCGGGTCGTACCGGTCAAAACCTAATGCAGCGACCTCAGCATCGAAGGAAAACAGGGCAGTGATTGATCCTCCGATGTCAGACTCATCCTTGGCCATGTCATCTACCCAAGACAAGAGATAGCCAAGCGACTGAAATTTACTGAGAAGCCTACTTTCCCTTTTTTCGATGGGGCTGGCGACCTCACAGTCCCCTTGGTGTGATTTAGTTCTGCGAGCGGTGGATATTACCTGAGACATGAAGTGCGATCCTTATTATTGTTATTGGTTCTACAGATTGCCTATGGAGCATAGGCAACACAAGCATTGAAATGCTGCCTCTCAGTCCCGAATGCATCGGACTGTGATGCGTCATTGGGAAGTCATACTAGAATCTGGTATCACGATGCCTGCGCTATACGTCAGCGCCAAAACCTGGCTCCATAAAATCTAGATTAGGCCAATAGTTCTGGTAGATTTCGTAATCAATCGCAACAGCAGACGTCTTTTCTTCGGCAGTCATTGATGCGGCGCTGCCAGCATTTTTCCATTACCAGTTGAGTCGCGATGTATTTCTCCCATCCATCCGCAATCAAGTTTTTCACAAAGTATTCTTTAGCGAAATCGGCAAGCCGATTATCACGCTCGATCATCGCATCCAGCACCTGATAGGACATTCCTACAGCCTGGAAAACTGATAGCATCTGGCTGTCCTGCTTCTGATTCAATTGCACAGCAA
This window encodes:
- a CDS encoding UvrD-helicase domain-containing protein: MGSAEHGREEERAGDILLPKGIRARILSALASAVLRSQRAHDKDSWQHGSRRGYEDGWKKGKHSGYSLGLEKGLEQGQEAGALVGHQLGLAEGIEAGRRIIELRPGRAVQALGPQVDHNLFAKWRFRITSEVEQEVRDKVAEHLKGQEPTDDQWEMIFSKDPSTCIVAGAGSGKSTTMVLRLLVLHKYLGIPKEKIAVVTFTRESRKDFRRKLAEVFALWGVTLTEEVTGRIVRTFHSRILDFIRWSQPHAKVKAFEFFSLNDAEDEEGEDVENALDIRLTNEQLDLMNAAYQHVYETNETFQGLIAELVRSSAKLLPLSANSTEARRRICRIVDCSKRDEELTDAVERLWRAEGAWPIEGIEAGPFSVTLKGLPFFANGYCEELKAYVILGVGSNDRKLCLQSMPSMKLTGATTMKKTLFQVYCDKGILFLDNYAEGLATLDVLRGYVRKSPKFEYEIEGELGEAPVMVAFHSAASFLENLGLDVTEAVQNMSFAPNNKDAFFFHALAIFWPAFNDYLANQSPPIFTFNKMFEMFGERGAANLEQLPDDVFMPMLHLLVDEFQDCGANTISWLRAVFREARVRGLSVTTDSAVYPASLMAVGDDWQSIYGWGGARQNSLTNSSLTFHHQARLTCS
- a CDS encoding 3'-5' exonuclease, which gives rise to MKENYRSQQMVIDAAESLVQKITTNKDKHGIAAHPKVKDLAFPVQVLDRDDSVLADFVEQHFDRGQTVLVLYRKNDTKKEVRIKLKSILARAKKLKRASSIKLLTYHGSKGLEADAVFLVGDCAQMSTSPHRNMAYEQASLGDPGDPAPYDTAQGQETLRLAYVAITRAKQHCYWFVEPAKPTKGGLVSALAEVQFKKPFFEDLRTPIKLS
- a CDS encoding MFS transporter; translated protein: MTDIHNNTVRPQKRSMKGVAAASLVGSALEWFDYFLYGTAAALVFSEIMFPKDNPTVAMLLAFSTLALGFLVRPFGAVYFGQLGDKIGRKKVLVITLVLMGVATTLIGFVPSYETAGIWAPIMLVILRLVQGFGAGAEFGGAAILTAENAPVNRRGFYSSFPGVGVYIGLLMAAATFAILTRLPREVFLDWAWRIPFLFSSVLVLVALVIRLKLSETHAFEELAKAAEVSKSPLRDLIRTERKGLLIVAGSQVAQSGVSYVYQTFVVAYIVSTLHMASTVGPTAVAVAASVAIFTTPLFGALSDVFGRRAIYMFGAGFSALFAFPFFWLVNTGTTWGVIVAMTLGIGVGVAAMLGAQGAFFSEVFPSKVRFSGLALGREISAALAGGLAPLTAVSLSMWAGGASWPVSCLAIGMSLITFIAVYCAPETSKRDLGEFRSAADEAAVENVHTARREVPSGTAAQN
- a CDS encoding enoyl-CoA hydratase/isomerase family protein, producing MSTLPFELDPNVSFEIQGMTAVICLARPEKLNAITPSMSVTISNLAKFCSESPEIRVVVLTALGPKAFCCGSDIKELDTYESPWAHRMKHDHCDAIAEITKPTICAINGYAMGGGLELALCCDIRAATKNALFGAPEIKLGWVGGGGMAVYLNKTIGASKASRMLFTGDPVDSATGLAWGIVDELFDTRDEMLASVIKLAETIGSRPPIAAQTAKLNMRAAVNMPLDQAVKYERDLRTICFYTQDAAEGKLAFKEKRTPMFKGQ
- a CDS encoding CaiB/BaiF CoA-transferase family protein, whose product is MSILKGYRVLDCSIAMAGPFAAQRLGDMGADVIKVEPTTGEWQRHTSAGAAYGNVINTSFLSLNRNKRSLAVNLKDEEGKALLYKLVATADVFLQNYRPGVAERLGVDYETLKRIKPDLVYVSMSGFGETGPYAKRPGQDLLLQSMSGAMRSTGIAGTPPQPAGQYLVDAITAYTAFEGALAALLHRERTGEGQLVQINMLDAIVANQMQEMTVYTQGLKPQRRSEEPHGHCYIRAPYGVFQTSDSFITLVTPHLPTLGQVLGVPEFESMVDEVDGHTLPQRDFIFRVTREKLLEKTTSEWRQIFDEVGFWNSEVYGYEDVVNDPQIVHNETFVEYEHPSEGTVKTPGFPIKFSKTPCEITRHTPFIGQHTDEILAEIGFSPLEIASLKETGTVAATTGEKK
- a CDS encoding sugar kinase; translation: MNRSKIAVIGECMIEVSGQQNLKQGFGGDTLNTAVYLARQTVEANIDVFYITALGVDRFSDQMINAWTKEGINTSFVQRLPGRLPGLYWIDTDDKGERTFHYWREISAARHCVSSAEGERTCNALTGFDAIYLSGISLAILDSSSRDTLFTALEACQSKGGKIYFDNNFRPRLWGCIEDARLAHSRVMGIADITFLTLDDEILLWGYKGVEDVIAQVGREGRGECVIKRGSQSCIVINHGDATEVDSIKLADSQVVDTTAAGDSFSAGYLAARMQGASIVESAENAHRLASAVIQHRGAIIPIGVTPRLLKDQ
- a CDS encoding GntR family transcriptional regulator — its product is MLQNESISNKIYDILKQDIVTNQLAPDARLVISSLSQRFGISAIPVREALFRLAAEKLIVLEHNKGFKVASKPNVDDIQQWRQARLLIEPCIAESVIANITDAQIDELKQLNREMRQHAYGPKYEQYSFFINANSDFHKLIVGSCGNRLVVEMYNALNYGPQVGRLHNERGVPDITLLCDEHDMIISAIENRNVEAYRSRTTDHITLGFDRQLDLSRIGSLPDTQAEPSK